One Notolabrus celidotus isolate fNotCel1 chromosome 18, fNotCel1.pri, whole genome shotgun sequence DNA window includes the following coding sequences:
- the LOC117830354 gene encoding dickkopf-related protein 3-like isoform X3: MDPSARIWAWMLNMPHSPPKEGAKALSENTSVDKPITAACDHDRACGRGFSCDRHFGLCVPLRGEGHYCRRDAQCVRGLSCMFGKCHRSIPNGQEGARCKVDRDCGASMCCARHHGEQVCKRRLLRGESCYVPDGGLAFSINQICPCDEGLLCRGNSATHQRERDFTYHPEQPDWTCQVPKA, from the exons CTCGTATTTGGGCCTGGATGCTCAACATGCCTCACAGCCCTCCCAAAGAAGGAGCAAAGGCACTTAGTGAGAACACTTCTGTCGACAAACCAATCACG GCTGCATGTGATCACGACAGGGCCTGTGGGCGGGGTTTCTCCTGCGACCGTCACTTTggcctctgtgttcctctgcgAGGGGAGGGCCACTACTGTCGCAGGGACGCTCAGTGTGTCCGCGGACTCAGCTGCATGTTTGGAAAGTGCCACCGAAGCATCCCTAACGGACAAGAGG GTGCCAGATGTAAAGTTGACAGAGATTGCGGTGCGTCCATGTGCTGCGCCCGGCACCACGGTGAACAGGTGTGCAAGAGACGGCTGCTCCGTGGCGAGAGCTGCTACGTTCCTGATGGTGGTCTTGCCTTCAGCATTAACCAGATTTGTCCGTGTGATGAGGGGCTACTGTGCCGAGGGAACAGTGCAACACACCAGAGAGA gAGAGATTTTACCTATCATCCAGAACAACCAGACTGGACCTGCCAAGTGCCCAAAGCCTGA
- the LOC117830354 gene encoding dickkopf-related protein 3-like isoform X2, producing the protein MKVILWQFHFHTRIWAWMLNMPHSPPKEGAKALSENTSVDKPITAACDHDRACGRGFSCDRHFGLCVPLRGEGHYCRRDAQCVRGLSCMFGKCHRSIPNGQEGARCKVDRDCGASMCCARHHGEQVCKRRLLRGESCYVPDGGLAFSINQICPCDEGLLCRGNSATHQRERDFTYHPEQPDWTCQVPKA; encoded by the exons ATGAAAGTTATCCTGTGGCAATTCCACTTccaca CTCGTATTTGGGCCTGGATGCTCAACATGCCTCACAGCCCTCCCAAAGAAGGAGCAAAGGCACTTAGTGAGAACACTTCTGTCGACAAACCAATCACG GCTGCATGTGATCACGACAGGGCCTGTGGGCGGGGTTTCTCCTGCGACCGTCACTTTggcctctgtgttcctctgcgAGGGGAGGGCCACTACTGTCGCAGGGACGCTCAGTGTGTCCGCGGACTCAGCTGCATGTTTGGAAAGTGCCACCGAAGCATCCCTAACGGACAAGAGG GTGCCAGATGTAAAGTTGACAGAGATTGCGGTGCGTCCATGTGCTGCGCCCGGCACCACGGTGAACAGGTGTGCAAGAGACGGCTGCTCCGTGGCGAGAGCTGCTACGTTCCTGATGGTGGTCTTGCCTTCAGCATTAACCAGATTTGTCCGTGTGATGAGGGGCTACTGTGCCGAGGGAACAGTGCAACACACCAGAGAGA gAGAGATTTTACCTATCATCCAGAACAACCAGACTGGACCTGCCAAGTGCCCAAAGCCTGA
- the LOC117830354 gene encoding dickkopf-related protein 3-like isoform X1 produces the protein MLGNLCMLCLFLCFSMAEARIWAWMLNMPHSPPKEGAKALSENTSVDKPITAACDHDRACGRGFSCDRHFGLCVPLRGEGHYCRRDAQCVRGLSCMFGKCHRSIPNGQEGARCKVDRDCGASMCCARHHGEQVCKRRLLRGESCYVPDGGLAFSINQICPCDEGLLCRGNSATHQRERDFTYHPEQPDWTCQVPKA, from the exons ATGTTGGGGAATCTGTGCATGCTCTGCCTGTTTCTCTGCTTCTCAATGGCTGAAGCTCGTATTTGGGCCTGGATGCTCAACATGCCTCACAGCCCTCCCAAAGAAGGAGCAAAGGCACTTAGTGAGAACACTTCTGTCGACAAACCAATCACG GCTGCATGTGATCACGACAGGGCCTGTGGGCGGGGTTTCTCCTGCGACCGTCACTTTggcctctgtgttcctctgcgAGGGGAGGGCCACTACTGTCGCAGGGACGCTCAGTGTGTCCGCGGACTCAGCTGCATGTTTGGAAAGTGCCACCGAAGCATCCCTAACGGACAAGAGG GTGCCAGATGTAAAGTTGACAGAGATTGCGGTGCGTCCATGTGCTGCGCCCGGCACCACGGTGAACAGGTGTGCAAGAGACGGCTGCTCCGTGGCGAGAGCTGCTACGTTCCTGATGGTGGTCTTGCCTTCAGCATTAACCAGATTTGTCCGTGTGATGAGGGGCTACTGTGCCGAGGGAACAGTGCAACACACCAGAGAGA gAGAGATTTTACCTATCATCCAGAACAACCAGACTGGACCTGCCAAGTGCCCAAAGCCTGA